Proteins from a genomic interval of uncultured Fibrobacter sp.:
- the feoB gene encoding ferrous iron transport protein B: MGEIKTIALLGQPNSGKSTLFNNLTGLHQHVGNWPGKTVEQAEGEFVFDGTTYKVIDLPGSYGLSANSEEEVVTRDYIQSGKADLVCILVDASQLERSLYMLADFVGIRMPVMLVLNMMDVAEAAGKKIDASAIEKRLGVPVLGFSAAETERYPEFFKKMVSAIKTPVCLDSGSLREELVSGGELAEKTDNLISRIEAALGDFEYGVCEKIWIVEKLLEKDKLICGVVRESLPFARKNAIEAILDSDEGRDGGILTGEAKYRWVSKIVRESATPKSIEKVFSKWDRIATHHIKGKFFAFGIMVVSLIACMILAFPGMGIGFGMQPVLQSLVERVGNALGVWPVVISFINLVLVGGTCITICMTSFIFAIIFVFRILEEIGYMARFSYAFDNWLSRLGLQGKAIMPLFSGIGCTAGAVCGTRVLDTRGQRLLALVLLWAIPCGSKVAVVLFLASTFFGSAAPLFGIGYVALIFASFYLSSRLFGKKLVPQNERVGMIMELPPYHKPHWKMIAAMVGRSTWGIFKKALKMILMVAALFWALSYAGDGNVENTLLYKIGNAIEPVTMFFGMRWELFVSYLGGMFSKEASLGIMSTLFNHTGEAFSLVTRVAASENLGEALASTITKPEALAFLFASMFNVPCVLAMGTTYREAGSIKWLATIMGYYLALSLGLAFIGYHIGLLIF, encoded by the coding sequence ATGGGCGAAATCAAGACTATTGCTTTGCTCGGGCAGCCCAATTCCGGTAAATCGACGCTTTTTAACAACTTAACGGGGCTTCACCAGCACGTGGGCAACTGGCCCGGCAAAACGGTGGAGCAGGCCGAGGGTGAATTTGTTTTTGATGGTACGACATATAAAGTAATCGACCTTCCGGGGAGTTACGGGCTTTCGGCGAACTCCGAAGAAGAAGTCGTTACCCGCGACTACATTCAGAGCGGCAAGGCCGACCTCGTGTGCATCCTGGTAGATGCGTCACAGCTAGAACGCAGCCTTTACATGCTGGCGGATTTTGTGGGCATTCGCATGCCCGTGATGCTGGTGCTCAACATGATGGATGTGGCCGAAGCGGCGGGCAAGAAGATTGATGCGTCTGCGATTGAAAAACGCCTCGGCGTTCCGGTGCTTGGTTTCAGCGCGGCCGAAACGGAACGTTATCCTGAATTTTTCAAGAAGATGGTTTCGGCCATCAAGACGCCTGTTTGCCTCGATAGCGGGAGCCTGCGCGAGGAACTCGTTAGCGGGGGAGAGCTTGCTGAAAAAACGGATAATCTCATTAGCCGCATCGAAGCGGCCCTCGGCGATTTTGAATACGGTGTGTGCGAAAAAATCTGGATTGTGGAAAAACTCCTCGAAAAAGACAAACTCATTTGCGGTGTCGTGCGCGAATCGCTTCCGTTTGCCCGCAAAAATGCGATTGAAGCAATCCTCGATAGCGACGAGGGACGCGACGGCGGTATTCTTACTGGTGAAGCCAAGTATCGCTGGGTTTCAAAGATTGTGCGTGAATCGGCGACGCCCAAGTCCATCGAGAAAGTCTTTAGCAAGTGGGACCGCATTGCCACGCACCATATCAAGGGAAAGTTCTTTGCGTTTGGTATCATGGTTGTGTCGCTGATTGCGTGCATGATTCTCGCTTTCCCGGGCATGGGAATTGGCTTTGGAATGCAACCTGTGTTACAGTCGCTCGTAGAACGTGTTGGCAATGCGCTTGGCGTCTGGCCTGTGGTGATTTCGTTCATCAATCTGGTGCTCGTCGGTGGAACTTGCATCACGATTTGTATGACAAGTTTCATTTTCGCTATCATTTTCGTATTCCGCATTCTCGAAGAAATCGGCTACATGGCGCGTTTCTCGTATGCGTTTGACAACTGGCTTTCGCGCCTGGGCTTGCAGGGCAAGGCAATTATGCCGCTGTTTTCCGGAATTGGCTGCACGGCGGGTGCAGTTTGCGGTACGCGCGTGCTTGATACCCGCGGGCAACGCCTGCTTGCGCTCGTTTTGTTGTGGGCGATTCCGTGCGGGAGCAAGGTGGCGGTGGTGCTGTTCCTGGCGTCGACTTTCTTCGGGTCGGCCGCACCGCTGTTCGGTATCGGCTACGTGGCGCTGATTTTTGCAAGCTTCTACTTGTCTTCGCGCCTGTTCGGAAAAAAGCTTGTCCCGCAGAATGAACGCGTGGGCATGATTATGGAACTGCCGCCGTATCACAAGCCGCACTGGAAGATGATTGCCGCGATGGTCGGACGCAGCACTTGGGGCATTTTCAAGAAGGCCTTGAAGATGATCCTGATGGTGGCGGCCCTTTTCTGGGCGCTCTCTTACGCAGGCGACGGAAATGTGGAAAATACTCTCCTGTACAAGATTGGTAATGCGATTGAGCCCGTGACGATGTTCTTTGGCATGCGCTGGGAGCTTTTCGTCTCTTACCTGGGCGGCATGTTCAGCAAGGAAGCTTCGCTTGGCATCATGAGCACGCTCTTCAACCATACCGGCGAGGCGTTCTCGCTCGTGACTCGCGTGGCTGCAAGTGAAAACCTGGGCGAGGCTCTTGCAAGTACCATCACCAAGCCCGAAGCGCTCGCGTTCCTGTTTGCGTCGATGTTCAATGTTCCCTGTGTGCTGGCGATGGGCACCACCTACCGCGAAGCGGGTTCAATCAAGTGGCTTGCTACAATCATGGGTTACTATCTCGCCCTTTCGCTCGGGCTCGCCTTTATCGGCTATCACATCGGTTTGCTTATTTTCTAA
- a CDS encoding FeoA family protein — translation MKNADFVDRLSLAEMGENRCGTVAQIEGDSRFISRIVSIGLTPGSAFTLLKNDGRSPVLVFCRDTVIAVNHKESSQIFVKVES, via the coding sequence ATGAAAAACGCTGATTTTGTTGACCGTTTGAGTCTCGCCGAAATGGGCGAAAATCGTTGCGGGACGGTCGCCCAGATTGAGGGCGATTCCCGCTTTATTTCAAGAATCGTTTCCATCGGACTTACGCCGGGTTCCGCCTTTACGCTCCTCAAGAATGACGGGCGCTCGCCGGTGCTCGTTTTTTGCCGCGATACGGTTATCGCTGTCAATCATAAAGAAAGTTCACAGATTTTTGTCAAGGTGGAATCGTAA